One window of the Haloarcula halobia genome contains the following:
- a CDS encoding winged helix-turn-helix domain-containing protein gives MIPDQVAPQKLDEHERKQFFEQLQQSPTELGYEQQAWSPKLLLHHVKEEYGVEYSEGHARKLLGKAGLSCRTARPRNHEADPEKEAEFQDTVEKNGRS, from the coding sequence ATGATCCCAGACCAGGTCGCCCCTCAAAAGCTCGACGAACACGAGCGTAAACAGTTCTTCGAACAGCTCCAGCAATCGCCGACGGAACTCGGCTACGAGCAACAAGCGTGGTCGCCGAAACTACTGCTCCACCACGTCAAAGAAGAGTACGGAGTCGAATACAGTGAAGGCCACGCTCGGAAACTCCTGGGAAAGGCCGGGCTGTCCTGCCGGACAGCACGGCCGCGCAATCACGAGGCTGACCCGGAAAAAGAAGCCGAGTTCCAAGACACGGTCGAAAAAAACGGCCGAAGCTGA
- a CDS encoding ROK family protein — MAAYAGVDLGATHIRAVIGDQSGTILGSHRTNTPRGPTGIAVTEAVLDALRQAADAAGIEPRDVTAAGIAAIGPLDLAEGIIENPANLPDTIDRIPLTGPVSNLVGSEQVFLHNDANAGAIGERFYSDRNPDDMVYLTISSGIGAGVAVDGNILSGWDGNAGEVGHMTIDPHGFMTCGCGHDGHWEAYCSGDNIPRYAIALHREDPVETALPIETEEFSAADIFEFAGEDDFASHVLDQICHWNTIGIANMVHSYAPLVIYVGGAVALNNPDQVLEPIRNRLDDMVMANIPDIQLTSMGDDVVVRGALASALTRGTGDRDMLR, encoded by the coding sequence ATGGCCGCATACGCAGGCGTCGACCTCGGTGCGACACATATCCGCGCCGTCATCGGCGACCAGTCCGGGACGATTCTCGGGTCACACAGGACGAACACGCCGCGTGGCCCCACCGGAATCGCCGTCACGGAGGCGGTCCTCGACGCGCTCAGGCAGGCAGCGGACGCCGCGGGAATCGAGCCGAGAGACGTCACCGCGGCCGGGATCGCCGCCATCGGACCGCTCGACCTCGCGGAGGGCATCATCGAGAACCCCGCGAACCTCCCCGACACCATCGACCGAATCCCGCTTACCGGCCCCGTCTCGAACCTCGTCGGGAGCGAACAGGTATTCCTGCACAACGACGCGAACGCCGGGGCCATCGGCGAACGCTTCTACTCCGATCGGAACCCCGACGACATGGTGTATCTCACCATCTCCTCGGGTATCGGCGCGGGCGTCGCCGTGGACGGCAACATCCTCAGCGGGTGGGACGGCAACGCCGGCGAGGTCGGCCACATGACCATCGACCCCCACGGGTTCATGACCTGCGGGTGTGGCCACGACGGCCACTGGGAGGCGTACTGCTCGGGCGACAACATCCCGAGATACGCCATCGCACTCCACCGCGAGGACCCCGTCGAGACGGCCCTGCCCATCGAGACCGAGGAGTTCTCGGCCGCGGATATCTTCGAGTTCGCGGGCGAGGACGACTTCGCCTCCCACGTCTTAGACCAGATCTGTCACTGGAACACCATCGGTATCGCGAACATGGTCCACTCCTACGCGCCCCTCGTCATCTACGTCGGCGGCGCCGTCGCGCTCAACAACCCGGACCAGGTGCTCGAACCGATTCGCAACCGACTCGACGACATGGTCATGGCGAACATCCCCGACATCCAGCTGACGTCGATGGGCGACGACGTCGTGGTCCGGGGCGCGCTGGCCTCGGCGCTGACCCGCGGGACCGGCGACCGCGACATGCTTCGATGA
- the kdgK1 gene encoding bifunctional 2-dehydro-3-deoxygluconokinase/2-dehydro-3-deoxygalactonokinase translates to MVDLVTFGETMLRLSPPTQERVETADQYDVHVAGTESNVAVAAQRLGLESTWVSKLPDSPPGWKVVNEVRGHGVDTDIVWDDTEGARVGTYYLEQGEVPRGNNVIYDRAGASVTTAQTAELPTDMLAETTAFHTSGITPGLSETLEETAADLLATADEAGATTSLDVNYRSKVWPPEEAGSVLTDLFPHVDVLLTAKRDAENLFDRTGSAVEIASSLTDDYGFDVTVVTQGAKGAVAATPDEQFDQPAYEATDAHPVGSGDSFVGGFLSQYVTGEPIPEALRWGAATAALKRSVPGDIAVLSPHEVERVLEGDRAEISR, encoded by the coding sequence ATGGTTGACCTGGTCACGTTCGGCGAAACGATGCTCCGACTCTCTCCGCCAACCCAGGAGCGAGTCGAGACCGCAGACCAGTACGACGTCCACGTCGCTGGCACGGAGTCCAACGTCGCGGTGGCGGCCCAGCGACTCGGCCTCGAGAGCACGTGGGTCTCGAAACTCCCGGACTCCCCGCCCGGCTGGAAGGTCGTCAACGAGGTCAGAGGCCACGGCGTCGACACCGACATCGTCTGGGACGACACCGAGGGCGCCCGCGTCGGGACCTACTACCTGGAGCAAGGCGAGGTCCCGCGGGGGAACAACGTCATCTACGACCGCGCGGGCGCGAGTGTGACGACGGCCCAGACGGCCGAGCTGCCGACCGACATGCTCGCGGAGACGACGGCGTTCCACACGTCGGGCATCACCCCGGGCCTCTCGGAGACGCTCGAAGAGACGGCGGCGGACCTGCTGGCGACGGCAGACGAGGCGGGCGCGACGACGAGCCTCGACGTCAACTACCGGTCGAAGGTCTGGCCGCCCGAGGAGGCCGGGTCGGTGCTGACCGACCTGTTTCCCCACGTCGACGTGTTGCTCACCGCGAAGCGCGACGCCGAGAACCTCTTCGACCGCACGGGGTCGGCCGTCGAGATAGCGTCGTCGCTCACCGACGACTACGGGTTCGACGTCACCGTGGTCACGCAGGGCGCGAAGGGCGCCGTCGCAGCCACCCCGGACGAGCAGTTCGACCAGCCGGCCTACGAGGCGACCGACGCGCACCCGGTCGGCTCGGGCGACTCCTTCGTCGGTGGGTTCCTCTCCCAGTACGTCACGGGCGAGCCGATTCCGGAGGCGCTCCGGTGGGGAGCAGCGACGGCGGCGCTCAAGCGGTCGGTCCCCGGCGACATCGCCGTCCTCTCCCCCCACGAGGTCGAACGGGTACTGGAGGGCGACAGGGCCGAGATCTCCCGGTAG
- a CDS encoding ArsR/SmtB family transcription factor — MASALPHRPAVDYTPTDRTDVEIRDDDTGDIIQAMSSAMAQDLLAALDDEPSTASGLADAVGASLQNTKYHLDQLCEAGLVEGVDTWYSSRGAEMTVYALSIQRLVVRLGETGHDGTSDRTGE, encoded by the coding sequence ATGGCAAGCGCATTACCCCACCGTCCGGCCGTCGATTACACGCCGACCGACCGAACTGACGTCGAGATCCGAGACGACGATACCGGTGACATCATCCAGGCCATGTCATCGGCGATGGCTCAGGACCTCCTCGCGGCGCTGGACGACGAACCAAGTACCGCCTCGGGACTCGCTGACGCAGTCGGGGCGTCCCTGCAGAACACAAAGTACCACCTCGACCAGCTCTGTGAGGCAGGTCTCGTCGAGGGTGTGGACACGTGGTACTCCTCACGTGGTGCCGAGATGACAGTCTATGCGTTGAGTATCCAGCGACTCGTCGTGCGGTTGGGCGAGACCGGACACGATGGAACGTCGGATAGAACAGGTGAGTAA
- a CDS encoding cytochrome P450, with amino-acid sequence MSSEVSDPPGPRGLPVLGSTLDLSRDVLAFFEALRDEHGRVARYDVFGTDACMIAHPDAIQRILLDEHEAFEKGAVVTRNLADAMGEGLFVTGGDQWQNQRTQVQPAFYRERLCRYVPEMRSAAKETVEQWRDGMVVDVTDTMTATTMDVLGRTLFGVDVTENPVVSEASDAILTRFDTSRVWSFLPDRLPTPTNLRYRRKLGELRQFVDDLARQRRRQDPENRGEDLLSILVGFVEASELTVEELRDNMVTFLFAGHETTALGLTYTLLCLARHPDRQADLRAEVDAVCDGRVTAVDLPELERVERAIDEALRLYPPVYMLFREATRDVTLQGYDIPAGTTLVVPQWAVHRDPAWWDDPEAFRPERFDDDADRPEYAYFPFGGGPRHCIGMRFARMEMKTVLATILDEYSVTLVSEPDPDLIASSNLEPGGPIEIDVR; translated from the coding sequence ATGAGCTCGGAAGTGAGTGACCCACCCGGTCCGCGCGGATTGCCAGTTCTCGGCAGCACACTCGATTTGAGCCGCGATGTCCTGGCGTTTTTCGAAGCGCTGCGCGACGAGCACGGTCGCGTCGCACGCTACGACGTCTTCGGGACCGACGCGTGTATGATCGCCCATCCGGACGCGATCCAGCGGATCCTTCTTGACGAGCACGAAGCCTTCGAGAAAGGTGCGGTGGTGACCCGGAACCTCGCGGACGCGATGGGCGAGGGCCTGTTCGTTACGGGTGGTGATCAGTGGCAGAATCAGCGGACACAGGTGCAACCGGCCTTCTACCGAGAACGGTTGTGCAGGTACGTTCCCGAGATGCGGTCCGCTGCAAAAGAGACTGTCGAGCAGTGGCGTGATGGGATGGTCGTCGACGTCACCGACACGATGACGGCGACGACGATGGACGTGCTCGGACGAACGCTGTTCGGTGTGGACGTGACGGAGAATCCGGTCGTCTCGGAGGCGTCGGACGCGATTCTCACCCGGTTCGATACGAGCAGGGTCTGGTCGTTCCTCCCGGACCGCCTCCCGACGCCGACGAATCTGCGGTACAGACGGAAGCTCGGTGAACTAAGGCAGTTCGTCGACGACCTGGCCCGACAGCGGCGTCGACAAGACCCCGAGAATCGTGGCGAGGATCTGCTGTCGATCCTCGTGGGGTTCGTCGAAGCGAGCGAACTGACGGTCGAAGAACTCCGCGACAACATGGTCACGTTCCTCTTTGCCGGACACGAGACGACAGCCCTGGGGCTGACGTACACGCTCCTCTGTCTCGCGCGACACCCCGACAGACAGGCCGACCTCCGGGCGGAGGTCGACGCCGTCTGTGACGGGCGCGTAACCGCTGTGGACCTCCCGGAACTCGAACGGGTGGAGCGCGCGATCGACGAGGCGCTGCGTCTCTATCCGCCCGTGTACATGCTCTTCCGAGAAGCGACGCGAGACGTGACGCTACAGGGATACGACATCCCGGCAGGCACGACGCTGGTCGTGCCACAGTGGGCCGTCCACCGTGACCCGGCGTGGTGGGACGACCCAGAAGCGTTCCGACCGGAGCGATTCGACGACGACGCCGACCGCCCGGAGTACGCATACTTTCCCTTCGGCGGCGGACCCCGTCACTGCATCGGGATGCGATTCGCGCGCATGGAGATGAAGACCGTTCTCGCAACTATTCTTGACGAGTACTCCGTCACACTCGTGTCCGAACCGGATCCAGACCTGATCGCCAGTTCGAACCTCGAGCCCGGCGGACCGATCGAGATCGACGTACGGTAG
- a CDS encoding transposase: MQRRGWYPIGSNPTIETSNSWDKVTVLGAVTDDGDSFYCWTEENLTSQQGIWLLGALQERFGEELVVFLDRAGYFYNRDLWEHVSGERATETVGDSSVACVRGDEEGEEHLDVWYFPPKLPELNPVEGCWDRLNEWFKHRLIPDLATLKEQIQRGFPTVDEPNIWNYLCP, from the coding sequence GTGCAACGACGTGGCTGGTACCCAATCGGATCAAATCCAACGATAGAGACCTCAAACTCGTGGGATAAAGTGACCGTGCTGGGCGCTGTCACCGACGACGGTGACAGCTTCTACTGCTGGACCGAAGAGAATCTCACCTCACAGCAAGGGATCTGGTTGCTCGGAGCGCTCCAAGAGAGGTTTGGAGAAGAGTTGGTAGTGTTTCTCGACCGTGCTGGGTACTTCTACAACAGAGATCTCTGGGAACACGTCAGTGGTGAGCGCGCGACCGAGACTGTCGGAGACAGTTCGGTCGCGTGCGTGCGCGGAGACGAAGAAGGTGAAGAGCATCTCGATGTGTGGTACTTTCCGCCGAAATTACCGGAGCTTAACCCAGTGGAAGGATGCTGGGACCGACTCAACGAATGGTTCAAGCACCGCCTCATCCCTGATCTTGCGACGCTGAAAGAGCAGATCCAACGAGGATTCCCTACGGTTGATGAACCGAATATCTGGAACTATCTCTGTCCGTAA
- a CDS encoding winged helix-turn-helix transcriptional regulator encodes MSDPDLELTSRRTIYQRIADTPGVHFRALLDDLEYAQGTLQYQLRWLADEGLIDVSDDGKYTRYYPAAEFDEADRAVMNALRREYSRRILAHLLTDGPLSTTELSDRLEKAQSTVSWHLSKLAEADLVTKERDGRSVVYEVSDPDRIRYLYTVHRRSFTDRVVDRILGLWDSY; translated from the coding sequence ATGTCGGATCCGGATCTCGAACTGACCTCCCGGCGAACAATCTACCAGCGGATAGCCGACACGCCGGGGGTTCACTTTCGCGCGCTCCTCGACGACCTCGAGTACGCGCAGGGGACACTCCAGTATCAGCTCCGGTGGCTCGCCGACGAGGGCCTGATCGACGTCTCGGACGACGGCAAGTACACGCGGTACTATCCGGCTGCCGAGTTCGACGAAGCCGATCGGGCGGTGATGAACGCCCTTCGCCGGGAGTACAGCCGTCGCATCCTCGCGCACCTTCTCACCGACGGCCCGCTCTCGACGACCGAACTCAGCGACCGCCTCGAGAAAGCCCAGTCGACTGTCTCGTGGCACCTTTCGAAGCTGGCCGAGGCCGACCTCGTCACGAAAGAGCGCGACGGCCGCAGTGTCGTCTACGAGGTCAGCGATCCCGATCGGATCAGATACCTCTATACGGTTCACCGGCGGTCGTTTACAGACAGAGTCGTCGACCGTATTCTGGGCCTCTGGGACAGCTACTAA
- a CDS encoding FAD:protein FMN transferase has product MTGSLASVYERFGDTHREFSCCDTTFRIQATGIRAGAAAIAARETAESLEAQLNAFDEASAVSRLNREGEVANEHIARIVRRGLEYNDRTEGVFDIHQGRIEHDLKAFLRGDSDTPPTEFDTGTVQTSGSHVTTDVELDLNGLAKGYIVDRTAETLAGLGRCGFVSGGGDMSPPPGPVAIESPYGDDTPLKILDTDWYVATSGGYRRSRKGTDHVYDPTTESLGSRHESVTVVARRDCMEADALATTLAALPLAKARELASEWEGLEALIVHDGVFHTTDGFERHVLDT; this is encoded by the coding sequence ATGACAGGATCGCTCGCATCGGTGTACGAACGGTTCGGGGACACGCACCGCGAGTTCAGCTGTTGTGACACGACGTTTCGGATTCAGGCGACAGGCATCCGCGCCGGGGCTGCGGCAATCGCGGCCCGAGAAACGGCTGAATCACTCGAGGCACAGCTGAACGCATTCGATGAGGCGAGTGCCGTCAGCCGGCTCAACCGTGAGGGGGAGGTCGCGAACGAGCACATCGCGCGTATCGTCCGCCGTGGGCTGGAATACAACGACCGGACCGAGGGGGTCTTCGATATTCATCAGGGGCGTATCGAACACGACCTCAAAGCGTTCCTGCGTGGTGACAGTGACACTCCGCCAACGGAGTTTGATACCGGAACTGTCCAAACCAGCGGGTCTCACGTCACGACCGACGTCGAACTCGACCTGAATGGCCTCGCCAAGGGATACATCGTCGATCGAACCGCCGAGACGCTCGCGGGACTCGGCCGATGCGGATTCGTCAGTGGTGGTGGGGATATGTCTCCACCGCCCGGCCCGGTCGCCATCGAGAGCCCGTACGGCGACGACACGCCGCTGAAGATTTTAGACACGGACTGGTACGTCGCAACATCCGGCGGATACCGACGGTCTCGAAAAGGTACTGACCACGTCTACGATCCGACCACCGAATCGCTCGGCTCTCGCCATGAATCGGTCACCGTCGTGGCGCGTCGAGACTGTATGGAAGCCGACGCCCTGGCGACGACCCTCGCGGCACTCCCACTTGCCAAGGCACGCGAATTAGCATCGGAATGGGAGGGTCTAGAGGCACTCATCGTCCACGACGGCGTCTTCCATACGACGGATGGCTTCGAGAGACATGTCCTGGACACATAA
- the pyk gene encoding pyruvate kinase: MRNAKIVCTLGPASESVESIAELAQAGMSVARLNASHGSPEHRREMIDRIREVDEIVDQPVAAMLDMPGPEVRTAPLETPIRLEEGSTVRFVVGDDATPEEVGLSKSIAAAGPGDRVLLDDGRIETTVDRVEDEVVYATVENGGDLESRKGVNVPGVELGLPTITENDEQELDVAAEKEPDFVAASFVRDGEAIYEINQALEERGVDIPVIAKIERTGAVENLESIIEAAYGVMVARGDLGVECPLEDVPIIQKRIIRKCRQAGVPVITATEMLDSMIHSRRPTRAEASDVANAVLDGTDAVMLSGETAIGDHPTRVVTTMDRIVRDVESSEEYDEAREQWVPGAGGNRTDALARSGRYLARDVGASALVAASESGYTALKASKFRPSIPIVAATPSTRVKRRLALSWGITPVTTDYTTEGADAVIQSAVQSALDTEAATGGDTVVVISGMMTELEGMNTANMLKVHVAAETAARGRSVVEGISTGPTHRIDPSGDIGEMPTGAVLVVPEHFDGEFVGEISRIGGIIDEHDGMTSYAAIVARELGVPMVSETTLPDSVTDGTTVTLDAERGVVYREATDRGRAGDRPR, from the coding sequence ATGCGTAACGCGAAGATCGTCTGTACGCTGGGCCCGGCCTCCGAGTCGGTCGAGTCGATCGCCGAACTCGCCCAGGCGGGGATGTCGGTCGCTCGGCTCAACGCGAGCCACGGGTCGCCGGAACACCGCCGGGAGATGATAGATCGCATCCGGGAGGTCGACGAGATCGTCGACCAGCCCGTCGCGGCGATGCTCGACATGCCCGGGCCGGAGGTCAGGACCGCGCCGCTCGAAACGCCGATACGGCTCGAGGAGGGGTCGACAGTCCGGTTCGTCGTCGGGGACGACGCGACCCCCGAGGAGGTCGGGCTATCGAAGTCCATCGCGGCGGCCGGCCCGGGCGACCGCGTGTTGCTGGACGACGGCCGGATCGAGACGACTGTCGACCGGGTCGAAGACGAGGTGGTCTACGCCACCGTCGAGAACGGCGGCGACCTCGAATCGCGCAAGGGCGTCAACGTCCCCGGCGTCGAGCTCGGCCTGCCGACCATCACCGAGAACGACGAGCAGGAACTGGACGTCGCCGCCGAGAAGGAACCGGACTTCGTGGCGGCGTCGTTCGTCCGCGACGGCGAGGCCATCTACGAGATAAACCAGGCGCTCGAGGAGCGCGGCGTCGACATCCCGGTCATCGCGAAGATCGAGCGAACCGGCGCCGTCGAGAACCTGGAGTCCATCATCGAGGCGGCCTACGGCGTGATGGTCGCCCGCGGGGACCTGGGCGTTGAGTGCCCGCTCGAGGACGTCCCCATCATCCAGAAGCGCATCATCCGGAAGTGCCGCCAGGCCGGCGTGCCGGTCATCACGGCCACGGAGATGCTCGACTCGATGATCCACTCCCGGCGGCCCACCCGCGCGGAGGCTTCGGACGTCGCCAACGCCGTCCTCGACGGCACCGACGCGGTGATGCTCTCGGGCGAGACGGCCATCGGCGACCACCCGACCCGCGTCGTCACGACGATGGACCGCATCGTCCGTGACGTCGAGTCCAGCGAGGAGTACGACGAGGCCCGCGAACAGTGGGTCCCCGGCGCGGGCGGCAACCGGACCGACGCCCTGGCCCGGTCGGGCCGGTACCTCGCGCGCGACGTCGGCGCCTCGGCGCTCGTGGCCGCCTCCGAGTCCGGGTACACCGCACTGAAAGCCTCGAAGTTCCGGCCGTCGATTCCCATCGTCGCCGCCACGCCGAGCACGCGAGTCAAACGGCGACTCGCACTCTCCTGGGGTATCACACCGGTCACGACGGACTATACGACCGAAGGGGCCGATGCCGTCATCCAGAGTGCAGTCCAGTCGGCACTCGATACGGAAGCGGCGACGGGCGGAGACACCGTGGTCGTCATCTCCGGGATGATGACCGAGCTCGAGGGGATGAACACGGCGAACATGCTCAAGGTCCACGTCGCCGCGGAGACGGCCGCCCGCGGTCGCTCGGTCGTCGAGGGCATCTCGACGGGGCCGACCCACCGCATCGACCCCTCGGGCGACATCGGAGAGATGCCGACCGGTGCCGTCCTCGTCGTCCCGGAGCACTTCGACGGCGAGTTCGTCGGCGAGATTAGTCGCATCGGGGGTATCATCGACGAACACGACGGGATGACGAGTTACGCCGCCATCGTCGCCCGCGAGCTGGGCGTGCCGATGGTCTCGGAGACGACCCTCCCGGACTCAGTGACCGACGGCACGACGGTCACGCTCGACGCCGAGCGGGGCGTCGTCTACCGGGAAGCGACCGACCGAGGCCGGGCCGGCGACCGCCCCCGGTAA
- a CDS encoding pyridoxal-phosphate-dependent aminotransferase family protein, giving the protein MVEKPAVGELTPPDRTLMGPGPSDVHPRVLRAMSTPLVGHLDPSFIEIMDEVQDLLRYTFRTDNQWTIPVSGTGSASMEAAIGNLVEPGDTMLVPTNGYFGDRMASMADRAGGDVVTVDAPWGEPLDPADVETAFDEHSPDVFGFVHAETSTGVLQPSVPELTSIAHRNDALVVADTVTSLGGVEFRADEWDVDVAYSGPQKCLSCPPGASPLTLNDDAMDKVLSRERAPRSWYLDLSLLEGYWGEERAYHHTAPITNVYALREALRLVAEEGIERRWERHRAVASALKAGVEAMGLELNAPEAYWLPSLNTVRVPEGVDDGAVIQYLLDEYDLEIASGLGALEGDIWRIGCMGHSARPKNVSYLMTALGDALTEQGADVDVEAGLAATSNAL; this is encoded by the coding sequence ATGGTCGAGAAACCAGCCGTCGGCGAACTCACGCCACCGGACCGCACGTTGATGGGGCCTGGACCGAGTGACGTCCACCCCCGAGTCCTCAGAGCAATGAGCACCCCGCTTGTCGGGCACCTCGACCCGTCGTTCATCGAGATTATGGACGAGGTTCAGGACCTCCTGCGGTACACGTTCCGCACCGACAACCAGTGGACGATCCCCGTCTCAGGCACCGGGTCGGCGTCGATGGAGGCCGCGATCGGGAACCTCGTCGAACCAGGCGACACCATGCTCGTTCCGACCAACGGGTACTTCGGCGACCGGATGGCGAGCATGGCCGACCGCGCCGGCGGCGACGTCGTCACCGTCGACGCACCCTGGGGCGAACCACTGGACCCCGCCGACGTCGAGACCGCCTTCGACGAACACAGCCCCGACGTGTTCGGGTTCGTCCACGCCGAGACCAGTACCGGTGTCCTCCAGCCGTCCGTCCCCGAGCTCACGAGCATCGCCCACCGGAACGACGCGCTGGTGGTCGCTGACACCGTGACCTCACTGGGCGGCGTGGAGTTCCGTGCCGACGAGTGGGACGTCGACGTCGCCTACTCGGGTCCACAGAAGTGCCTCTCGTGTCCGCCGGGTGCGAGCCCGCTCACCCTGAACGACGACGCGATGGACAAGGTACTCTCACGCGAGCGGGCGCCCCGCTCGTGGTATCTCGACCTCTCGCTGCTGGAGGGGTACTGGGGCGAGGAGCGGGCCTACCACCACACCGCACCGATCACGAACGTCTACGCCCTGCGGGAGGCGTTGCGCCTGGTCGCCGAGGAGGGGATCGAACGGCGGTGGGAGCGACACCGGGCCGTCGCGAGCGCGCTGAAGGCCGGCGTCGAGGCGATGGGGCTGGAACTGAACGCCCCCGAAGCCTACTGGCTCCCCAGTCTCAACACGGTCCGCGTGCCCGAGGGCGTCGACGACGGTGCCGTCATCCAGTACCTCCTAGACGAGTACGACCTCGAGATCGCCAGCGGCCTGGGTGCCCTCGAAGGCGATATCTGGCGTATCGGCTGCATGGGCCACTCGGCGCGACCGAAGAACGTGAGCTACCTCATGACGGCACTCGGCGACGCCCTCACCGAACAGGGCGCCGACGTGGACGTCGAAGCCGGACTCGCAGCGACCAGCAACGCGCTGTGA
- a CDS encoding helix-turn-helix domain-containing protein, giving the protein MRYLQLQIRFPPAARHRMHQFLVEQDSLRRAYLRHWNFSNPEYVTTLLYVVGDVAEGKAAYLAALDTVDAIREYDVTPVDDRSFYVYIREISQGFASRLRALLTDTELLVVPPIEYGSDGEMLFEIAGKHDALQGLIADLPDHLSVSVSRLGEYDAYRELQVTALTNRQAEVLEVAREQGYYEIPRQASVRDVADEVGCSKSTAANHLRKAEARLVSLYEDRSTTK; this is encoded by the coding sequence ATGCGGTATCTCCAGTTACAGATCCGCTTCCCGCCGGCGGCCCGTCATCGGATGCACCAGTTCCTCGTCGAACAGGACTCGCTTCGTCGCGCGTACCTGCGCCACTGGAACTTCTCGAACCCCGAGTACGTCACCACCTTGCTCTATGTCGTCGGGGATGTCGCGGAGGGAAAAGCGGCGTACCTCGCCGCCCTCGACACCGTCGACGCTATCCGAGAGTACGATGTGACCCCAGTCGACGACCGCAGCTTCTACGTCTACATCCGGGAGATATCGCAGGGATTCGCCAGTCGCCTGCGTGCTCTCCTCACCGATACTGAACTGCTCGTCGTCCCACCGATCGAATACGGCAGCGATGGTGAGATGCTCTTCGAGATCGCTGGGAAACACGATGCCCTCCAGGGGTTGATCGCAGATCTTCCGGACCACCTTTCGGTATCGGTCAGCCGTCTCGGAGAGTACGATGCATACCGGGAGTTGCAAGTCACGGCGTTGACCAACCGGCAAGCGGAGGTGCTCGAGGTCGCACGGGAACAGGGATACTACGAGATTCCTCGCCAAGCAAGCGTTCGGGACGTTGCCGACGAGGTCGGGTGTTCGAAAAGTACCGCCGCAAACCATCTGCGAAAGGCAGAGGCGCGACTCGTGTCGCTCTACGAAGACCGTTCGACCACGAAGTGA